In a single window of the Zea mays cultivar B73 chromosome 5, Zm-B73-REFERENCE-NAM-5.0, whole genome shotgun sequence genome:
- the LOC103628801 gene encoding LOW QUALITY PROTEIN: uncharacterized protein (The sequence of the model RefSeq protein was modified relative to this genomic sequence to represent the inferred CDS: substituted 1 base at 1 genomic stop codon), with product MATFSKASRLCGAVTMQPKQLWSLLLSRILPKLLGLPGILLKKFRKEGVMELDAAALPELPQNVLMDIFGTLEVPDLIXAGSVCSSWHATYKCLLDLRQYKQPQTPCLFYTCESTGSNVGFLYSLKENRSYKLTLSEPPIRSRLLVGSSNGWLITADERSELHLVNPITGEQVALPSVITIEHVKPIFDASGTIHMYELSYETPPDLFDLGDLRDELYFKAFVFPDPSTTGSYIVVLIHEPHSQLSFARPGDDKWAWVGQGREYKDCTYVDGLLYTVNYFGKIDAFDFTASPVKMTIIMDELKYPVCENMYIIQAPWGDLLHVWRTIDVPPNAPSWVPGKCLSETLKIQVYKMDLEAKQRVEINRLQCDSVLFLGHNDSLCLSAQVHPGLKSNHAYFTDDFKELTVLLKNCMRDMGVMDLENSVKKEIVSQIWSNWPCPTWITPNLMKLNQAFNI from the coding sequence ATGGCAACCTTTAGCAAGGCTAGCAGGCTGTGTGGTGCAGTGACTATGCAACCAAAACAGCTGTGGAGTCTACTACTCTCGAGAATCTTGCCTAAGCTGCTCGGTCTTCCTGGTATTTTGCTGAAGAAATTCCGAAAGGAAGGTGTGATGGAATTGGATGCTGCTGCATTGCCAGAGCTGCCACAGAATGTGTTGATGGACATCTTTGGTACACTTGAGGTCCCTGACCTCATCTGAGCAGGCTCGGTTTGCTCGTCATGGCATGCTACCTACAAATGCCTGCTCGACCTGAGGCAATACAAGCAACCCCAGACACCATGCCTGTTCTACACTTGTGAATCTACCGGTAGCAACGTAGGGTTTCTATACAGCCTCAAGGAAAATAGGTCCTACAAGTTAACTCTATCGGAGCCACCCATCCGTAGTAGGTTACTGGTCGGGTCCTCCAACGGTTGGTTGATTACTGCAGATGAGAGGTCTGAGCTGCATCTTGTGAATCCCATAACTGGAGAACAAGTTGCACTTCCCTCTGTGATTACCATAGAGCATGTGAAGCCCATCTTTGATGCATCAGGTACTATCCATATGTATGAGTTGTCATATGAGACACCACCCGACCTGTTTGATCTTGGCGATCTGCGCGATGAGCTCTACTTCAAGGCATTTGTGTTTCCTGATCCATCCACCACTGGAAGCTACATCGTGGTTCTTATTCATGAGCCACATTCACAGCTTTCGTTTGCACGACCGGGAGATGACAAGTGGGCCTGGGTTGGACAAGGTCGCGAATATAAAGACTGCACATATGTGGATGGTCTTTTGTATACAGTGAATTACTTTGGAAAAATTGATGCGTTTGATTTTACCGCATCCCCTGTTAAAATGACAATAATTATGGACGAGCTGAAGTATCCTGTATGTGAAAACATGTACATTATTCAGGCTCCATGGGGTGATTTGCTGCATGTTTGGAGGACTATTGACGTTCCACCCAATGCTCCGTCGTGGGTCCCTGGAAAATGCCTGTCAGAAACCTTAAAAATACAAGTTTATAAAATGGACTTGGAAGCAAAGCAACGGGTGGAAATAAACAGGTTGCAGTGTGATAGTGTTTTATTTCTTGGCCACAACGATTCACTTTGCCTTAGTGCTCAAGTACATCCAGGACTCAAGTCAAATCATGCATACTTCACTGACGATTTTAAAGAATTGACTGTTTTATTAAAAAATTGCATGCGTGATATGGGAGTCATGGACTTGGAAAATAGTGTCAAGAAGGAAATTGTCTCTCAAATTTGGTCCAACTGGCCCTGTCCCACTTGGATAACACCCAATCTTATGAAGCTGAATCAGGCATTCAACATATAG